The region cttttaggctcaaaaaagggtaactaaggataaattaatcaaggatggctttaaaggctcaaacgttccgaAAAAAAAAATCGCCTAAATCATTTTCCTAAACAAGCATTGTCTATGATTTtgcctcaaatagtaagcaagcaagttctagaattgttcATACATTCTTTCCCCATTCAAAATTCAGCAAGTATAAATACATTTAAATGCAAGAATTTAccaatcatgatcaaatatttaGTTTTACAATGAATTAGAATAGCCCAAAGAAGTGGTCAAACCAAGCACACggattgcttttttttttttacaatcaacTATATTTTTCTCAAATTATATTACAAGTCATTCACGTATTCTCATCGACTAATCATTGTTATCTTAATTCAACAGACTCTCTAGATACCCTACACACAACACAATTACACACAAAACCAAACACAATTTAACAGAACACAAAACACCAAACACCAAACGAAACAGCAACTTGACTCAACTAACTTAACACAATTAACGAAAAGAAACCCCCCTTCCCCAAACTTACcaaaaacattgtccccaatgtttaaataaaacctaaggaaaggaaacttacctgaCTTGACTCACAATGAAGGACCTGCCTCGTCATCCCCCTCAGGTGGAAGATACCCAAAGTTGGGTGGTTGTGGATATGGTGGAAATCCACTAGTGTCAATGCCAAAATGAGTGGCGAAGGCTTGGTTGTAGGCATATTGGTTCTACGCTTTTTTTcgattttttttcatcatttttctatttttttcacgTATTTCACGATTCCATAATCACAATATTtacaagaaaattaaaattaaacaaaaactaactaaaaaaaataaaaattgtctcaACTAAAATAGCTTAAAAACTTAACGAACTTAAAGAATTTTAAATGaacttgggatgcctcccaatggcGCTTTATTTAACGTCTCCAGTTGGACGCTCACTTCCTTCATTGAAATTTAACTCGGGTCAAGTCCACCCCACTCATCCTTTAGACCCATAGTGTCATAAGCAAAAACTCGTCTTTTGATGTTGCTAATTGTTGGAGCCTTCCATCGCTCGTGTAACCTTCAAGCCTTTCCACTATAGAACTGTTTCAAAAAATTATGAACTGCTCAACTAGAAATTTTAGCATTtgtttttctcttggtggtttccaaactactaccaccactacataCCACATccactctacaacaagttggaatatCAGTTGCttcaaaaacattaaatgttacctcttcGTTTTGCACTCGCAGCTTCAACTCCCCCTTTTGTACATCAATTAGTGCTCTCCCTGTGGCTAAGAATGGTCTTCCCAAAATAATGGGAATGGTTGCATCTTCCTCCATAACTAGAACAATGAAATCCGCTGGAAAAATAAACTTATCTACCTTGACTAGCACATCTTCAATAACTCCCCTTGGGTGCTTGATTGATCGATCtgcaagctgaagagtaatagtAGTAGGCTTTGCCTCACCAAGACCAAGCTTCCGAAATATAGATAGAGGCATGAGAttgatacttgctccaagatcacAAAGAGCATGTTTGCATTCAAATTTCCCTATAGTACAAGGAATAGTAAAGCTACCCGGATCTTGAAGCTTTTTGTGGAAGCTTCCTTTGAAGTattgcactacactcttcagTAAGTGCTACTGTCTCAAAGTCCTCCAACCTCCGTTTCTTTGATAAAATctctttcatgaatttcacataacttggcatttgctCCAAAGCCTCAACAAATAGGATGTTAATGtgaagctttttaaacacctcaagaaactttTAGAATTGTTTGTCTAGAGAAGTCTTCCAGAGTTGTTTTAGATACGGGATTTTTACATTAGAATCAACAACTACCAGTTGAATCTTCTCTTTGGTTGCAAGGCCTTCAGTAACCTTTTCCTCCACTTGGGGCTCAACTTTCTCACAACTCTCCTCTTCTTCTGCCTTTTTTTCTTGAGTCCCTTTTAGAGAAGGACCCTCAATTTCTTTCCCGCTCCTCAAAGTGATAGCTTGACACTGCTCCTTAGGATTCACCACGGTATTGCTAGGAAAATTCCCTTCAGGCCTAGTATTCAACATATTGCCCAACTGCCCCACTTGCATCTCCAAATTTCTGATGGAGGATCTACTCTCAGTCATAAACtgagtttgagtgttggtgagagtCAATAGGCAGCTTGCAATTCACTAGGCTGTTCTGTAGGAGCTTGTGGCCTAGGTTGGTGAGAGATTGATGCTTGTGGTGGAGCTTGAGTCATAGGTTGTTGATACTGTGGTTGAAATGGTTGTTGTTAGTCCTGATTATTTCTCCAAGAAAAGTTAGGATGGTTTCTCCACCCTGGAATATACGAGTTAGAGTAGGGGTTGTTGTAGGGCCTCTGAAAATTACCTGCTGCTTGAACTTGAGCTTGATCTAATGGGACATTGTTGGGATCTAAAGCAGCTTGGCATTGGACAAAAGGATGAGGCCCCCCACACAATTCACACGTTACTTGGGCTTGCACAACATGGGCTAACATGGTATTTTGTTGCAACTGCTTAGTTAGAGACGCAATTTGAGCAGTTAAGGCTGTGAGTGCATCTAGTTCATGAACCCCTGCAACCTTTTTATTACTGCCCGCTCGTTCACTTGGCCATTGGTAATTATTAGTGGCCATTTCCTCTAAGAgttcataagcttcattagcactttttctcataaacgctcctcCCGCTACTGCATCAATGATTGTGCGAGTGGTACCGCACAAACCATTGTAAAATttgtggaccaacatccacttctcaataccGTGGTGGGGACATTTTCTGATCAAGtccttgaacctctcccaagcATCATACAAAGATTCTCCCTCAAGTTGAGAGAAGTTATTGATCTCCCCTCTCAGTTTAGCAGCCTTAGCAGGTGGAAAGAACTTCGCTAAAAACTTCTGAGCTAGAGCATCCCAAGTGGTGATAGTATTGGACTTAAGTGAATTCAGCCAACTTTTCGCTTGCTCCTGTAGTGAGAATGGGAACCAGCACAATCTAAtggcatcatcactcaccccattcatcttgaagGTGGCACACAACTCCaggaaattggctatgtgcaTATTGGGGTCTTCAGTGGGGAGGCCACCAAATTGAACGATAGTTTGGACCATTTGCAAGATAGCaggcttgatctcaaaattgtTTGCCTCTACTACTGGTGGACGGATGCATGAGTGTACCCCTGtgacagtagggagta is a window of Humulus lupulus chromosome 4, drHumLupu1.1, whole genome shotgun sequence DNA encoding:
- the LOC133832755 gene encoding uncharacterized protein LOC133832755, with the translated sequence MTESRSSIRNLEMQVGQLGNMLNTRPEGNFPSNTVVNPKEQCQAITLRSGKEIEGPSLKGTQEKKAEEEESCEKVEPQVEEKVTEGLATKEKIQLVVVDSNLHINILFVEALEQMPSYVKFMKEILSKKRRLEDFETVALTEEWKFECKHALCDLGASINLMPLSIFRKLGLGEAKPTTITLQLADRSIKHPRGVIEDVLVKVDKFIFPADFIVLVMEEDATIPIILGRPFLATGRALIDVQKGELKLRVQNEEVTFNVFEATDIPTCCRVDVVCSGGSSLETTKRKTNAKISS